The following are encoded in a window of Ictalurus punctatus breed USDA103 chromosome 13, Coco_2.0, whole genome shotgun sequence genomic DNA:
- the kctd17 gene encoding BTB/POZ domain-containing protein KCTD5 isoform X7: MATATKDKGKPVHWGVTENASSSAHSNQNNNNNNNNNNKDSEGSEGTTTSTSAHIDRSGTESSVTENGVGVTATGGANGKWVRLNVGGTVFLTTRQTLLKEQTSFLYRLCQQQDLHSDTDETGAYVIDRDPTYFGPVLNYLRHGKLVYNKELAEEGVLEEAEFYNITPLIKLIKERILERDCKASQVPPKHVYRVLQCQEEELTQMVSTMSDGWKFEQMVNIGSSYSYGTEDQAEFLCVVSKELHTSGGGLGTEQSHKNKASETQVEEGEKEEQEEEDEKERNTTPNEWI, translated from the exons ATGGCTACGGCTACGAAGGATAAAGGGAAGCCGGTACACTGGGGTGTAACTGAAAACGCATCCAGTTCGGCACACAgcaaccaaaacaacaacaacaacaacaacaataacaacaaagacAGCGAAGGAAGTGAAGGAACAACGACATCCACGTCTGCACACATCGACAGGAGCGGCACAGAGAGCAGTGTAACGGAGAACGGCGTTGGAGTCACCGCCACAGGAGGCGCGAACGGGAAATGGGTCCGGCTCAATGTCGGCGGTACCGTGTTCCTAACGACGCGCCAGACACTGCTTAAAGAGCAAACATCCTTCCTGTACCGACTGTGCCAGCAGCAGGACCTGCACTCTGACACG GATGAAACAGGTGCCTACGTGATCGACAGAGACCCCACATACTTCGGCCCTGTACTCAACTACCTCCGACATGGGAAACTGGTTTATAACAAGGAACTGGCTGAAGAAG GTGTCTTGGAAGAGGCAGAGTTTTATAACATCACTCCATTGATTAAACTAATTAAAGAGAGGATTCTTGAACGAGATTGTAAGGCCTCTCAG GTACCTCCAAAGCATGTCTACCGGGTGTTGCAGTGTCAGGAAGAAGAGCTGACACAGATGGTGTCCACGATGTCGGACGGCTGGAAGTTTGAGCAG ATGGTGAATATTGGCTCATCTTACAGCTATGGTACAGAGGACCAGGCTGAGTTCCTCTGTGTTGTGTCCAAAGAGCTGCACACATCTGGTGGGGGCCTGGGGACTGAGCAGAGCCACAAGAATAAG GCCTCAGAGACTCAGGTGGAGGAAGGAGAAAAGGAGGAgcaggaagaggaagatgagaaagaaagaaataccaCCCCAAATGAGTGGATTTAG
- the kctd17 gene encoding BTB/POZ domain-containing protein KCTD5 isoform X3 — translation MATATKDKGKPVHWGVTENASSSAHSNQNNNNNNNNNNKDSEGSEGTTTSTSAHIDRSGTESSVTENGVGVTATGGANGKWVRLNVGGTVFLTTRQTLLKEQTSFLYRLCQQQDLHSDTDETGAYVIDRDPTYFGPVLNYLRHGKLVYNKELAEEGVLEEAEFYNITPLIKLIKERILERDCKASQQVPPKHVYRVLQCQEEELTQMVSTMSDGWKFEQVSVRASRKQRPGLLWTMVNIGSSYSYGTEDQAEFLCVVSKELHTSGGGLGTEQSHKNKASETQVEEGEKEEQEEEDEKERNTTPNEWI, via the exons ATGGCTACGGCTACGAAGGATAAAGGGAAGCCGGTACACTGGGGTGTAACTGAAAACGCATCCAGTTCGGCACACAgcaaccaaaacaacaacaacaacaacaacaataacaacaaagacAGCGAAGGAAGTGAAGGAACAACGACATCCACGTCTGCACACATCGACAGGAGCGGCACAGAGAGCAGTGTAACGGAGAACGGCGTTGGAGTCACCGCCACAGGAGGCGCGAACGGGAAATGGGTCCGGCTCAATGTCGGCGGTACCGTGTTCCTAACGACGCGCCAGACACTGCTTAAAGAGCAAACATCCTTCCTGTACCGACTGTGCCAGCAGCAGGACCTGCACTCTGACACG GATGAAACAGGTGCCTACGTGATCGACAGAGACCCCACATACTTCGGCCCTGTACTCAACTACCTCCGACATGGGAAACTGGTTTATAACAAGGAACTGGCTGAAGAAG GTGTCTTGGAAGAGGCAGAGTTTTATAACATCACTCCATTGATTAAACTAATTAAAGAGAGGATTCTTGAACGAGATTGTAAGGCCTCTCAG CAGGTACCTCCAAAGCATGTCTACCGGGTGTTGCAGTGTCAGGAAGAAGAGCTGACACAGATGGTGTCCACGATGTCGGACGGCTGGAAGTTTGAGCAGGTCAGCGTACGTGCCAGCCGAAAGCAGCGGCCTGGACTGCTCTGGACT ATGGTGAATATTGGCTCATCTTACAGCTATGGTACAGAGGACCAGGCTGAGTTCCTCTGTGTTGTGTCCAAAGAGCTGCACACATCTGGTGGGGGCCTGGGGACTGAGCAGAGCCACAAGAATAAG GCCTCAGAGACTCAGGTGGAGGAAGGAGAAAAGGAGGAgcaggaagaggaagatgagaaagaaagaaataccaCCCCAAATGAGTGGATTTAG
- the kctd17 gene encoding BTB/POZ domain-containing protein KCTD5 isoform X4 produces the protein MATATKDKGKPVHWGVTENASSSAHSNQNNNNNNNNNNKDSEGSEGTTTSTSAHIDRSGTESSVTENGVGVTATGGANGKWVRLNVGGTVFLTTRQTLLKEQTSFLYRLCQQQDLHSDTDETGAYVIDRDPTYFGPVLNYLRHGKLVYNKELAEEGVLEEAEFYNITPLIKLIKERILERDCKASQQVPPKHVYRVLQCQEEELTQMVSTMSDGWKFEQMVNIGSSYSYGTEDQAEFLCVVSKELHTSGGGLGTEQSHKNKVGYLFLYSQFHYFICSCNIFQLHCLKLKTSIISDIV, from the exons ATGGCTACGGCTACGAAGGATAAAGGGAAGCCGGTACACTGGGGTGTAACTGAAAACGCATCCAGTTCGGCACACAgcaaccaaaacaacaacaacaacaacaacaataacaacaaagacAGCGAAGGAAGTGAAGGAACAACGACATCCACGTCTGCACACATCGACAGGAGCGGCACAGAGAGCAGTGTAACGGAGAACGGCGTTGGAGTCACCGCCACAGGAGGCGCGAACGGGAAATGGGTCCGGCTCAATGTCGGCGGTACCGTGTTCCTAACGACGCGCCAGACACTGCTTAAAGAGCAAACATCCTTCCTGTACCGACTGTGCCAGCAGCAGGACCTGCACTCTGACACG GATGAAACAGGTGCCTACGTGATCGACAGAGACCCCACATACTTCGGCCCTGTACTCAACTACCTCCGACATGGGAAACTGGTTTATAACAAGGAACTGGCTGAAGAAG GTGTCTTGGAAGAGGCAGAGTTTTATAACATCACTCCATTGATTAAACTAATTAAAGAGAGGATTCTTGAACGAGATTGTAAGGCCTCTCAG CAGGTACCTCCAAAGCATGTCTACCGGGTGTTGCAGTGTCAGGAAGAAGAGCTGACACAGATGGTGTCCACGATGTCGGACGGCTGGAAGTTTGAGCAG ATGGTGAATATTGGCTCATCTTACAGCTATGGTACAGAGGACCAGGCTGAGTTCCTCTGTGTTGTGTCCAAAGAGCTGCACACATCTGGTGGGGGCCTGGGGACTGAGCAGAGCCACAAGAATAAGGTTGGATATCTCTTTTTATACTCACAATTTCACTATTTCATTTGTTCATGTAATATTTTTCAGCTGCATTGTCTGAAACTCAAAACCAGTATCATTAGTGATATTGTATAA
- the kctd17 gene encoding BTB/POZ domain-containing protein KCTD5 isoform X9, translating to MATATKDKGKPVHWGVTENASSSAHSNQNNNNNNNNNNKDSEGSEGTTTSTSAHIDRSGTESSVTENGVGVTATGGANGKWVRLNVGGTVFLTTRQTLLKEQTSFLYRLCQQQDLHSDTDETGAYVIDRDPTYFGPVLNYLRHGKLVYNKELAEEGVLEEAEFYNITPLIKLIKERILERDCKASQQVPPKHVYRVLQCQEEELTQMVSTMSDGWKFEQMVNIGSSYSYGTEDQAEFLCVVSKELHTSGGGLGTEQSHKNKLFQIHGSRM from the exons ATGGCTACGGCTACGAAGGATAAAGGGAAGCCGGTACACTGGGGTGTAACTGAAAACGCATCCAGTTCGGCACACAgcaaccaaaacaacaacaacaacaacaacaataacaacaaagacAGCGAAGGAAGTGAAGGAACAACGACATCCACGTCTGCACACATCGACAGGAGCGGCACAGAGAGCAGTGTAACGGAGAACGGCGTTGGAGTCACCGCCACAGGAGGCGCGAACGGGAAATGGGTCCGGCTCAATGTCGGCGGTACCGTGTTCCTAACGACGCGCCAGACACTGCTTAAAGAGCAAACATCCTTCCTGTACCGACTGTGCCAGCAGCAGGACCTGCACTCTGACACG GATGAAACAGGTGCCTACGTGATCGACAGAGACCCCACATACTTCGGCCCTGTACTCAACTACCTCCGACATGGGAAACTGGTTTATAACAAGGAACTGGCTGAAGAAG GTGTCTTGGAAGAGGCAGAGTTTTATAACATCACTCCATTGATTAAACTAATTAAAGAGAGGATTCTTGAACGAGATTGTAAGGCCTCTCAG CAGGTACCTCCAAAGCATGTCTACCGGGTGTTGCAGTGTCAGGAAGAAGAGCTGACACAGATGGTGTCCACGATGTCGGACGGCTGGAAGTTTGAGCAG ATGGTGAATATTGGCTCATCTTACAGCTATGGTACAGAGGACCAGGCTGAGTTCCTCTGTGTTGTGTCCAAAGAGCTGCACACATCTGGTGGGGGCCTGGGGACTGAGCAGAGCCACAAGAATAAG CTTTTCCAGATTCATGGATCCCGGATGTAG
- the kctd17 gene encoding BTB/POZ domain-containing protein KCTD5 isoform X5, giving the protein MATATKDKGKPVHWGVTENASSSAHSNQNNNNNNNNNNKDSEGSEGTTTSTSAHIDRSGTESSVTENGVGVTATGGANGKWVRLNVGGTVFLTTRQTLLKEQTSFLYRLCQQQDLHSDTDETGAYVIDRDPTYFGPVLNYLRHGKLVYNKELAEEGVLEEAEFYNITPLIKLIKERILERDCKASQVPPKHVYRVLQCQEEELTQMVSTMSDGWKFEQMVNIGSSYSYGTEDQAEFLCVVSKELHTSGGGLGTEQSHKNKVGYLFLYSQFHYFICSCNIFQLHCLKLKTSIISDIV; this is encoded by the exons ATGGCTACGGCTACGAAGGATAAAGGGAAGCCGGTACACTGGGGTGTAACTGAAAACGCATCCAGTTCGGCACACAgcaaccaaaacaacaacaacaacaacaacaataacaacaaagacAGCGAAGGAAGTGAAGGAACAACGACATCCACGTCTGCACACATCGACAGGAGCGGCACAGAGAGCAGTGTAACGGAGAACGGCGTTGGAGTCACCGCCACAGGAGGCGCGAACGGGAAATGGGTCCGGCTCAATGTCGGCGGTACCGTGTTCCTAACGACGCGCCAGACACTGCTTAAAGAGCAAACATCCTTCCTGTACCGACTGTGCCAGCAGCAGGACCTGCACTCTGACACG GATGAAACAGGTGCCTACGTGATCGACAGAGACCCCACATACTTCGGCCCTGTACTCAACTACCTCCGACATGGGAAACTGGTTTATAACAAGGAACTGGCTGAAGAAG GTGTCTTGGAAGAGGCAGAGTTTTATAACATCACTCCATTGATTAAACTAATTAAAGAGAGGATTCTTGAACGAGATTGTAAGGCCTCTCAG GTACCTCCAAAGCATGTCTACCGGGTGTTGCAGTGTCAGGAAGAAGAGCTGACACAGATGGTGTCCACGATGTCGGACGGCTGGAAGTTTGAGCAG ATGGTGAATATTGGCTCATCTTACAGCTATGGTACAGAGGACCAGGCTGAGTTCCTCTGTGTTGTGTCCAAAGAGCTGCACACATCTGGTGGGGGCCTGGGGACTGAGCAGAGCCACAAGAATAAGGTTGGATATCTCTTTTTATACTCACAATTTCACTATTTCATTTGTTCATGTAATATTTTTCAGCTGCATTGTCTGAAACTCAAAACCAGTATCATTAGTGATATTGTATAA
- the kctd17 gene encoding BTB/POZ domain-containing protein KCTD5 isoform X6 encodes MATATKDKGKPVHWGVTENASSSAHSNQNNNNNNNNNNKDSEGSEGTTTSTSAHIDRSGTESSVTENGVGVTATGGANGKWVRLNVGGTVFLTTRQTLLKEQTSFLYRLCQQQDLHSDTDETGAYVIDRDPTYFGPVLNYLRHGKLVYNKELAEEGVLEEAEFYNITPLIKLIKERILERDCKASQQVPPKHVYRVLQCQEEELTQMVSTMSDGWKFEQMVNIGSSYSYGTEDQAEFLCVVSKELHTSGGGLGTEQSHKNKASETQVEEGEKEEQEEEDEKERNTTPNEWI; translated from the exons ATGGCTACGGCTACGAAGGATAAAGGGAAGCCGGTACACTGGGGTGTAACTGAAAACGCATCCAGTTCGGCACACAgcaaccaaaacaacaacaacaacaacaacaataacaacaaagacAGCGAAGGAAGTGAAGGAACAACGACATCCACGTCTGCACACATCGACAGGAGCGGCACAGAGAGCAGTGTAACGGAGAACGGCGTTGGAGTCACCGCCACAGGAGGCGCGAACGGGAAATGGGTCCGGCTCAATGTCGGCGGTACCGTGTTCCTAACGACGCGCCAGACACTGCTTAAAGAGCAAACATCCTTCCTGTACCGACTGTGCCAGCAGCAGGACCTGCACTCTGACACG GATGAAACAGGTGCCTACGTGATCGACAGAGACCCCACATACTTCGGCCCTGTACTCAACTACCTCCGACATGGGAAACTGGTTTATAACAAGGAACTGGCTGAAGAAG GTGTCTTGGAAGAGGCAGAGTTTTATAACATCACTCCATTGATTAAACTAATTAAAGAGAGGATTCTTGAACGAGATTGTAAGGCCTCTCAG CAGGTACCTCCAAAGCATGTCTACCGGGTGTTGCAGTGTCAGGAAGAAGAGCTGACACAGATGGTGTCCACGATGTCGGACGGCTGGAAGTTTGAGCAG ATGGTGAATATTGGCTCATCTTACAGCTATGGTACAGAGGACCAGGCTGAGTTCCTCTGTGTTGTGTCCAAAGAGCTGCACACATCTGGTGGGGGCCTGGGGACTGAGCAGAGCCACAAGAATAAG GCCTCAGAGACTCAGGTGGAGGAAGGAGAAAAGGAGGAgcaggaagaggaagatgagaaagaaagaaataccaCCCCAAATGAGTGGATTTAG
- the kctd17 gene encoding BTB/POZ domain-containing protein KCTD5 isoform X8, which produces MATATKDKGKPVHWGVTENASSSAHSNQNNNNNNNNNNKDSEGSEGTTTSTSAHIDRSGTESSVTENGVGVTATGGANGKWVRLNVGGTVFLTTRQTLLKEQTSFLYRLCQQQDLHSDTDETGAYVIDRDPTYFGPVLNYLRHGKLVYNKELAEEGVLEEAEFYNITPLIKLIKERILERDCKASQQVPPKHVYRVLQCQEEELTQMVSTMSDGWKFEQVSVRASRKQRPGLLWTMVNIGSSYSYGTEDQAEFLCVVSKELHTSGGGLGTEQSHKNKLFQIHGSRM; this is translated from the exons ATGGCTACGGCTACGAAGGATAAAGGGAAGCCGGTACACTGGGGTGTAACTGAAAACGCATCCAGTTCGGCACACAgcaaccaaaacaacaacaacaacaacaacaataacaacaaagacAGCGAAGGAAGTGAAGGAACAACGACATCCACGTCTGCACACATCGACAGGAGCGGCACAGAGAGCAGTGTAACGGAGAACGGCGTTGGAGTCACCGCCACAGGAGGCGCGAACGGGAAATGGGTCCGGCTCAATGTCGGCGGTACCGTGTTCCTAACGACGCGCCAGACACTGCTTAAAGAGCAAACATCCTTCCTGTACCGACTGTGCCAGCAGCAGGACCTGCACTCTGACACG GATGAAACAGGTGCCTACGTGATCGACAGAGACCCCACATACTTCGGCCCTGTACTCAACTACCTCCGACATGGGAAACTGGTTTATAACAAGGAACTGGCTGAAGAAG GTGTCTTGGAAGAGGCAGAGTTTTATAACATCACTCCATTGATTAAACTAATTAAAGAGAGGATTCTTGAACGAGATTGTAAGGCCTCTCAG CAGGTACCTCCAAAGCATGTCTACCGGGTGTTGCAGTGTCAGGAAGAAGAGCTGACACAGATGGTGTCCACGATGTCGGACGGCTGGAAGTTTGAGCAGGTCAGCGTACGTGCCAGCCGAAAGCAGCGGCCTGGACTGCTCTGGACT ATGGTGAATATTGGCTCATCTTACAGCTATGGTACAGAGGACCAGGCTGAGTTCCTCTGTGTTGTGTCCAAAGAGCTGCACACATCTGGTGGGGGCCTGGGGACTGAGCAGAGCCACAAGAATAAG CTTTTCCAGATTCATGGATCCCGGATGTAG
- the kctd17 gene encoding BTB/POZ domain-containing protein KCTD5 isoform X2 translates to MATATKDKGKPVHWGVTENASSSAHSNQNNNNNNNNNNKDSEGSEGTTTSTSAHIDRSGTESSVTENGVGVTATGGANGKWVRLNVGGTVFLTTRQTLLKEQTSFLYRLCQQQDLHSDTDETGAYVIDRDPTYFGPVLNYLRHGKLVYNKELAEEGVLEEAEFYNITPLIKLIKERILERDCKASQVPPKHVYRVLQCQEEELTQMVSTMSDGWKFEQVSVRASRKQRPGLLWTMVNIGSSYSYGTEDQAEFLCVVSKELHTSGGGLGTEQSHKNKVGYLFLYSQFHYFICSCNIFQLHCLKLKTSIISDIV, encoded by the exons ATGGCTACGGCTACGAAGGATAAAGGGAAGCCGGTACACTGGGGTGTAACTGAAAACGCATCCAGTTCGGCACACAgcaaccaaaacaacaacaacaacaacaacaataacaacaaagacAGCGAAGGAAGTGAAGGAACAACGACATCCACGTCTGCACACATCGACAGGAGCGGCACAGAGAGCAGTGTAACGGAGAACGGCGTTGGAGTCACCGCCACAGGAGGCGCGAACGGGAAATGGGTCCGGCTCAATGTCGGCGGTACCGTGTTCCTAACGACGCGCCAGACACTGCTTAAAGAGCAAACATCCTTCCTGTACCGACTGTGCCAGCAGCAGGACCTGCACTCTGACACG GATGAAACAGGTGCCTACGTGATCGACAGAGACCCCACATACTTCGGCCCTGTACTCAACTACCTCCGACATGGGAAACTGGTTTATAACAAGGAACTGGCTGAAGAAG GTGTCTTGGAAGAGGCAGAGTTTTATAACATCACTCCATTGATTAAACTAATTAAAGAGAGGATTCTTGAACGAGATTGTAAGGCCTCTCAG GTACCTCCAAAGCATGTCTACCGGGTGTTGCAGTGTCAGGAAGAAGAGCTGACACAGATGGTGTCCACGATGTCGGACGGCTGGAAGTTTGAGCAGGTCAGCGTACGTGCCAGCCGAAAGCAGCGGCCTGGACTGCTCTGGACT ATGGTGAATATTGGCTCATCTTACAGCTATGGTACAGAGGACCAGGCTGAGTTCCTCTGTGTTGTGTCCAAAGAGCTGCACACATCTGGTGGGGGCCTGGGGACTGAGCAGAGCCACAAGAATAAGGTTGGATATCTCTTTTTATACTCACAATTTCACTATTTCATTTGTTCATGTAATATTTTTCAGCTGCATTGTCTGAAACTCAAAACCAGTATCATTAGTGATATTGTATAA